One Roseomonas sp. OT10 DNA window includes the following coding sequences:
- a CDS encoding ABC transporter ATP-binding protein, translating into MAQVSLRKVVKAYEGGVQAVKGIDLEIADHEFVVLVGPSGCGKSTTLRMIAGLEEISDGEISIGGRVVNDVPPRDRDIAMVFQNYALYPHMTVRDNMAFGLMLRKFAKDEINRRVDNAARILDIEPLLARKPKALSGGQRQRVAMGRAIVRDPKVFLFDEPLSNLDAKLRVQMRTEIKKVHQTVRTTTIYVTHDQVEAMTLADRVVVMNHGVIEQVGPPQELYHNPATRFVAGFIGSPAMNFIPARLENGAAALRVHLPGDIVLNVPESRTGRYSAWAGKEVLFGIRPEHLTEAKNLERPGVAPLSATPEVTEPMGMETLVHFRMADAEVCARVEPTAPAAPGVPLSMAADMNNMHLLDPASGRVL; encoded by the coding sequence ATGGCTCAGGTATCGCTGCGCAAGGTGGTCAAGGCCTATGAGGGCGGGGTCCAGGCGGTGAAGGGCATCGACCTGGAGATCGCCGACCACGAGTTCGTCGTCCTCGTCGGTCCCTCCGGCTGCGGCAAGTCCACCACCCTGCGGATGATCGCGGGGCTGGAGGAGATCTCGGACGGGGAGATCTCCATCGGCGGGCGGGTGGTGAACGACGTCCCCCCGCGCGACCGCGACATCGCCATGGTGTTCCAGAACTACGCGCTCTATCCGCACATGACGGTGCGCGACAACATGGCCTTCGGGCTGATGCTGCGGAAGTTCGCCAAGGACGAGATCAACCGCCGGGTCGACAACGCCGCCCGCATCCTGGACATCGAGCCGCTGCTGGCGCGCAAGCCCAAGGCCCTCTCCGGCGGCCAGCGCCAGCGCGTCGCCATGGGCCGGGCCATCGTGCGCGACCCCAAGGTGTTCCTGTTCGACGAGCCGCTGTCCAACCTCGACGCCAAGCTGCGCGTGCAGATGCGCACCGAGATCAAGAAGGTCCACCAGACCGTCCGCACCACCACCATCTACGTCACCCACGACCAGGTGGAGGCGATGACGCTCGCCGACCGGGTGGTGGTGATGAACCACGGGGTGATCGAGCAGGTCGGCCCGCCGCAGGAGCTGTACCACAACCCCGCCACCCGCTTCGTGGCCGGCTTCATCGGCAGCCCGGCGATGAACTTCATCCCCGCCCGGCTGGAGAACGGCGCCGCCGCCCTGCGCGTCCACCTGCCCGGCGACATCGTGCTGAACGTGCCGGAGAGCCGCACCGGCCGCTACAGCGCCTGGGCCGGCAAGGAGGTGCTGTTCGGCATCCGCCCCGAGCACCTGACGGAGGCGAAGAACCTGGAGCGCCCCGGCGTCGCCCCGCTCTCCGCCACGCCGGAGGTCACCGAACCGATGGGCATGGAGACGCTGGTGCACTTCCGCATGGCCGATGCCGAGGTCTGCGCGCGCGTCGAGCCCACCGCCCCCGCCGCCCCCGGCGTGCCGCTGTCCATGGCCGCCGACATGAACAACATGCACCTGCTCGACCCCGCCTCCGGCCGGGTCCTGTGA
- a CDS encoding carbohydrate ABC transporter permease yields MSATTAGPAAAPAERRSGSLSAERRWALIGAYAALAVFVLFFLIPPFHMLVTSLKGSAEIADLSSNPWMVWHPTLSNYWELLTQGSYLTHFRNSVIVTTCTVLITMVISTLAAFALARMQFWGSGALATGVFLTYLVPETLLFIPLFQIIGSLGLYNNMWAMVLIFPTLTVPFCTWIMIGYFASIPKELDEAAVIDGASHLQMLWKIFIPVALPGILAAMIFAFTVSWAAFIYPIAFLVSSDQMVLTVGIVSELIRADTFQWGKIMAGALMAALPPLLVYAFLMDYYIAGLTAGATKG; encoded by the coding sequence ATGAGCGCCACCACCGCCGGTCCCGCGGCGGCGCCCGCGGAGCGCCGCTCCGGCAGCCTCTCGGCCGAACGGCGCTGGGCGCTGATCGGCGCCTATGCGGCGCTCGCCGTCTTCGTGCTGTTCTTCCTGATCCCGCCCTTCCACATGCTGGTCACCAGCCTGAAGGGCAGCGCGGAGATCGCGGACCTGAGCAGCAACCCCTGGATGGTCTGGCATCCGACGCTCTCCAACTACTGGGAGCTGCTGACCCAGGGCTCCTACCTGACGCATTTCAGGAATTCGGTGATCGTCACCACCTGCACCGTGCTGATCACCATGGTCATCAGCACCCTGGCCGCCTTCGCCCTGGCCCGGATGCAGTTCTGGGGCAGCGGGGCGCTCGCCACCGGGGTCTTCCTGACCTACCTGGTGCCCGAGACCCTGCTGTTCATCCCGCTGTTCCAGATCATCGGCAGCCTCGGCCTGTACAACAACATGTGGGCCATGGTGCTGATCTTCCCGACGCTGACCGTGCCCTTCTGCACCTGGATCATGATCGGCTACTTCGCCTCCATCCCCAAGGAGCTGGACGAGGCAGCGGTGATCGACGGGGCCAGCCACCTGCAGATGCTGTGGAAGATCTTCATCCCCGTGGCCCTGCCCGGCATCCTGGCGGCGATGATCTTCGCCTTCACCGTCTCCTGGGCGGCCTTCATCTATCCGATCGCCTTCCTGGTCTCCTCCGACCAGATGGTCCTGACCGTCGGCATCGTCAGCGAGCTGATCCGGGCCGACACCTTCCAGTGGGGCAAGATCATGGCCGGGGCCCTGATGGCCGCCTTGCCCCCGCTGCTCGTCTACGCTTTCCTGATGGACTACTACATCGCCGGCCTGACCGCCGGCGCAACGAAGGGCTGA
- a CDS encoding carbohydrate ABC transporter permease, translating to MADTLTAPIATAPAVRPKVGTLQRLARRKSTTAFLMTLPLILLISGLVIYPFFYAVYLAMQNKRMTRFVGLDNFAFLLTRETFWAVFWQSVLFAVSAVLAKALIGFILAHVLHALPAKGQRKWRGMLLVPWVIPPAISTLAWWWLFDPSYSAFNWALMGIGVDPVPWLGQAGWARFSVILVNVCYGAPFFMIMYLAALKSVPDQLYEAAAIDGAGFWQKLRFVTLPMMRNIISITVLFSLIVTFANFDIVRILTNGGPQDTTHVFATYAFQVGIQSGDIPLGASVSLFMFPLLAVFAILTLRGVNKRSKEMA from the coding sequence ATGGCCGATACGCTGACCGCCCCCATCGCCACCGCCCCGGCCGTGCGGCCGAAGGTGGGGACGCTGCAACGCCTGGCGCGCCGCAAGTCCACCACGGCCTTCCTGATGACCCTGCCGCTGATCCTGCTGATCAGCGGGCTGGTGATCTATCCGTTCTTCTACGCCGTGTACCTGGCGATGCAGAACAAGCGCATGACGCGCTTCGTCGGGCTGGACAACTTCGCCTTCCTGCTGACGCGCGAGACCTTCTGGGCCGTCTTCTGGCAGAGCGTGCTCTTCGCCGTCTCCGCCGTGCTGGCCAAGGCGCTGATCGGCTTCATCCTGGCGCATGTCCTGCACGCCCTGCCGGCGAAGGGCCAGCGCAAGTGGCGCGGCATGCTGCTGGTGCCCTGGGTGATCCCGCCCGCCATCTCCACCCTGGCGTGGTGGTGGCTGTTCGACCCCTCCTACTCCGCCTTCAACTGGGCGCTGATGGGGATCGGGGTGGACCCCGTGCCCTGGCTGGGACAGGCGGGCTGGGCGCGCTTCTCCGTCATCCTGGTCAACGTCTGTTACGGCGCGCCCTTCTTCATGATCATGTACCTCGCCGCCCTGAAGTCGGTACCGGACCAGCTCTACGAGGCGGCGGCGATCGACGGGGCGGGGTTCTGGCAGAAGCTGCGCTTCGTCACCCTGCCGATGATGCGCAACATCATCAGCATCACCGTGCTGTTCAGCCTGATCGTCACCTTCGCCAACTTCGACATCGTCCGCATCCTGACCAATGGCGGGCCGCAGGACACGACGCACGTCTTCGCCACCTATGCCTTCCAGGTCGGCATCCAGTCGGGCGACATCCCGCTCGGCGCCTCGGTCAGCCTGTTCATGTTCCCGCTGCTGGCCGTCTTCGCGATCCTCACCCTGCGCGGGGTGAACAAGCGGTCCAAGGAGATGGCATGA